The proteins below come from a single Candidatus Acetothermia bacterium genomic window:
- a CDS encoding AAA family ATPase, producing MVEVLTPDRLRRACDPRSFSFATTDELEPLSGIIGQDRALEALYVGLRIKDPRHRYNIFVSGEPGLGKTSAVTHFLAKVSRDQPTPPDICYVHNFHVPHAPRYLLLPAGRGRELRADMDRCVEFLARELPKVLESEEFKARAKKERERFAAERDGIFHDLEARAAALGFTVQRTPVGINTIPLKPDGAPYSQEEYESLPAEERAAILRRQEELQELVRDTFQRLGQLEEAWQEAQRHLTKQAVQFLIEPRFAQLRAKYADLDRVQTFLSEVQADIVENVEQLQAANKKPPLPVPMLEGMDRFHRYRVNVIVDRSGTEGAPVVVEENATYTNLVGTVERKVQFGVVTTDFTQIRAGSLHRASGGYLVLSATNLLRFSLSWEALKIALKTGEIRIEDPAQMLGFASTEGLRPEPVPLDVKVIVIGSPYLYHLLHSYDEDFRKLFTIRADFDTEMPWTEDAPLAVARFIRARRDEDPSVLPFAPSGVARVVEYAAELAGDQKKLATRFASLAFLVKEASFWAREAGAAVVDGEHVRVAINKGRSRHSLIAEKVREWIARGKLMVDVHGATVGQVNSLAVIDLGEMAFGKPSRITANVFTGKDGVVDIEREAELGGKLHTKGVMILKGYLGAKFARQKPLSLAASLALEQSYTGVEGDSASAAELYALLSALAGVPLKQGIAVTGAIDQKGRLQPIGGVNEKIEGHYLVCKELGLTGDQGVIIPRGNVDDLMLPEEVVQAVAEARFHVWACDTADEGIELLTGMAAGEPDPEGNYPQGTLFYLVARRLEEIRESLRTAEEKDEGD from the coding sequence ATGGTCGAGGTGCTGACGCCGGATCGGCTCCGCCGTGCTTGTGACCCCCGCTCTTTTTCGTTCGCCACCACCGATGAGCTGGAACCGCTGTCGGGGATCATCGGCCAAGATCGGGCGCTGGAGGCGTTGTACGTCGGCCTGCGCATCAAGGATCCCCGCCATCGCTACAACATCTTCGTGTCCGGCGAGCCGGGGCTCGGCAAGACGTCGGCGGTGACCCACTTCCTGGCCAAGGTGTCCCGCGACCAACCCACCCCGCCGGACATCTGCTACGTCCACAACTTCCACGTGCCGCACGCCCCGCGGTACCTCCTCCTCCCGGCGGGGCGCGGCCGGGAGCTCAGGGCAGACATGGACCGGTGCGTGGAGTTCCTGGCCCGGGAGCTCCCCAAGGTGCTGGAGTCAGAGGAGTTCAAGGCCCGGGCCAAGAAGGAACGGGAGCGCTTTGCCGCTGAGCGGGACGGGATCTTCCACGACCTCGAGGCGCGGGCGGCGGCGCTGGGGTTCACCGTTCAACGGACCCCAGTGGGCATCAACACCATCCCCCTCAAGCCCGACGGTGCCCCCTACTCCCAGGAGGAGTACGAGTCCCTGCCCGCTGAGGAACGGGCGGCGATCCTCCGCCGCCAGGAGGAGCTACAGGAGCTGGTGCGCGACACGTTCCAGAGGCTCGGGCAGCTCGAGGAGGCGTGGCAGGAGGCCCAGCGGCACCTGACCAAACAGGCGGTGCAGTTCCTCATCGAGCCTCGGTTCGCCCAGCTCCGCGCGAAGTACGCGGATCTGGATCGGGTGCAGACGTTCCTCTCGGAGGTCCAGGCGGACATCGTGGAGAACGTGGAACAGCTTCAGGCCGCCAATAAGAAGCCCCCCTTGCCGGTGCCCATGCTGGAAGGGATGGATCGGTTCCACCGGTACCGGGTGAACGTGATCGTGGATCGCTCCGGGACGGAAGGGGCACCGGTGGTGGTGGAGGAGAACGCCACGTACACGAACCTGGTCGGCACGGTGGAACGGAAGGTCCAGTTCGGGGTGGTGACCACCGATTTCACCCAGATCCGCGCCGGGTCCCTGCACCGGGCGAGCGGCGGGTATCTGGTGCTGTCGGCGACCAACCTCCTCCGGTTCTCGCTGAGCTGGGAGGCGCTGAAGATCGCGCTCAAGACCGGGGAGATCCGGATCGAGGACCCGGCCCAGATGCTCGGGTTCGCCTCCACCGAGGGCCTCAGGCCGGAGCCAGTGCCCCTGGACGTGAAGGTGATCGTCATCGGCTCCCCGTACCTCTACCACCTCCTGCACTCCTACGACGAGGACTTCCGGAAGCTTTTTACCATCCGGGCCGACTTCGACACGGAGATGCCGTGGACCGAGGACGCCCCCCTCGCCGTGGCCCGGTTCATCCGGGCGCGGCGGGACGAGGACCCGTCCGTCCTCCCGTTCGCCCCGTCCGGGGTGGCCCGGGTGGTGGAGTACGCGGCCGAGCTCGCCGGAGACCAGAAGAAGCTGGCCACCCGGTTCGCCTCCCTCGCGTTCCTCGTGAAGGAGGCGAGCTTTTGGGCCCGCGAGGCCGGGGCCGCGGTGGTGGACGGGGAGCACGTGCGGGTGGCCATCAACAAGGGGCGCTCCCGCCACTCCCTGATCGCGGAGAAGGTACGGGAGTGGATCGCCCGCGGGAAGCTCATGGTGGACGTGCACGGGGCGACGGTGGGGCAGGTGAACAGCTTGGCCGTGATCGACCTCGGGGAGATGGCGTTCGGCAAGCCGAGCCGGATCACGGCCAACGTGTTCACCGGAAAAGATGGGGTGGTGGACATCGAGCGGGAGGCGGAGCTGGGGGGGAAGCTGCACACGAAGGGGGTCATGATCCTCAAGGGGTACCTGGGGGCCAAGTTCGCCCGGCAGAAACCCCTCTCCCTGGCGGCCAGCCTGGCCCTGGAACAGTCGTACACCGGGGTCGAGGGGGACTCCGCGTCCGCCGCCGAGCTCTATGCCCTCCTCTCCGCACTCGCCGGCGTTCCCCTCAAGCAGGGGATCGCCGTGACCGGGGCCATCGATCAGAAGGGGCGTCTGCAACCGATCGGCGGGGTCAACGAGAAGATCGAGGGCCACTACCTCGTGTGCAAGGAGCTCGGCCTCACCGGGGACCAGGGGGTGATCATCCCCCGCGGCAACGTGGACGACCTCATGCTCCCCGAAGAGGTGGTGCAGGCGGTGGCCGAGGCCCGGTTCCACGTGTGGGCCTGCGACACGGCCGACGAGGGGATCGAGCTCCTCACCGGGATGGCGGCCGGGGAGCCGGACCCGGAGGGGAACTACCCGCAGGGAACCCTGTTCTACCTCGTCGCACGGCGGCTCGAGGAGATCCGGGAGAGCCTGCGCACGGCGGAGGAGAAGGACGAGGGCGACTGA
- a CDS encoding serine hydroxymethyltransferase, translating to MDEERAIWELGLTEIDRALEGLVRAEEARQRDKIILIPSESLTPRAVREALGSAFTSIYAEGYPREEMLRLPEARLSDIAEQLAYFRRYSDRRFYKGVEFADLVEALACRRAAECFATAEVGADDIFANVQALSGAAANMAIYEALLRPGDTILAMDLAQGGHLSHGSPFHQSGRRYRVVTYGADPASERLDYDRIMALAKEHRPRMVIAGYTSYPWAPEWRAFREIASACGAFLMADIAHVAGMAIAGAYPNPIGYADVVMFTTHKTLCGPRGAVILSCDPEIAARIDAAVFPGAQGGPHVNKFAAIACAFQLARTPAFRDLMHRIVDNARHLAHALAARGLRLAYGGTDTHLLVLDLRGVATPNGEPLAGETAARILDLAGLVANKNTIPGDTSAADARGIRYGTPWATQRGMGEAEMEEIAEVTGMVLTAIRPFTYHGAGGPLPRGKLPLPVLEEARQRVQALLARFGGVPAVVRADSPHRTAAAGKHVDLGDCVALLVRGGRAAHLLHEAGTASVLCLDPGHARRTLFLDGEGNVLSEAIVGRLPDDDLGRERFLVLAPPETGEALKRWLSALSDGYVLFDPADIYRKVQGPAAVDDLSAHGLRPAFLRDGKEGLALDGGGRILVVSAEEAGRRRHPPEPFLGLSGDAKAIYARHPELFALGKPYFVGQHLFVVPATKESYRPQAPERPLQRTPLAEVHRALGARMAEFAGYEMPLWYTSALDEHRAVRERAALFDLGHMGAFEVAGRYAEGFLNVVTTNYAGWLHPGQSQYGFLLAPDGEVIDDLMVYRTGKDGFLLVVNAANEGKDWDWLNAVNSGRVLLDPDRPWVEPDGPVDLRDLKAPGAAGGRVDLALQGPASRAVLLRLLAGRDKHRLIALRRTEFREVTIDGASVLCARTGYTGEPMGYELLVPPSQAEEIWHLILDAGKGLGVVPCGLAARDSLRTEAGLPLYGHELGGEHRVWPHEAGFAPYVKLHKAFFVGRAAYLRALGRPSREVVRFAIDPGQRPVRAGAPVVDRTGHVVGTVTSCVVLENGQVGMALLDRRGVGEGTPLGFVIGDRELPREIRPGARLPLVVWGKTVSRFLKREALPMAGED from the coding sequence ATGGACGAGGAACGTGCGATCTGGGAGCTGGGGCTGACGGAGATCGACCGGGCGCTTGAGGGACTGGTCCGGGCGGAAGAGGCGCGGCAGCGGGACAAGATCATCCTGATCCCGTCCGAATCGTTGACCCCACGGGCGGTGCGCGAGGCCCTGGGGTCGGCGTTCACCTCGATCTACGCGGAAGGGTATCCCAGGGAGGAGATGCTGCGCCTCCCCGAGGCGCGTCTGAGCGATATCGCCGAACAGCTCGCGTACTTCCGCCGGTACAGTGACCGGCGGTTCTACAAGGGCGTGGAGTTCGCCGACCTCGTGGAGGCGCTGGCCTGCCGGCGGGCGGCGGAGTGCTTTGCCACCGCCGAGGTAGGGGCGGACGACATCTTCGCGAACGTCCAAGCCCTGTCCGGGGCGGCAGCGAACATGGCGATCTACGAGGCGTTGCTCCGGCCCGGGGACACGATCCTGGCCATGGACCTCGCTCAGGGGGGGCACCTCTCCCACGGGTCCCCGTTCCACCAATCGGGCCGGCGGTATCGGGTGGTGACGTACGGGGCGGACCCTGCGAGCGAGCGCTTGGACTACGACCGGATCATGGCCCTGGCCAAGGAGCACCGCCCGCGGATGGTCATTGCCGGGTACACCTCGTACCCGTGGGCCCCGGAGTGGCGGGCGTTCCGGGAGATCGCGTCCGCGTGTGGGGCGTTCCTCATGGCCGACATCGCCCACGTGGCGGGGATGGCCATCGCCGGGGCCTACCCGAACCCGATCGGGTACGCGGACGTGGTCATGTTCACCACCCACAAGACCCTGTGCGGCCCGCGTGGGGCGGTGATCCTGTCCTGTGATCCGGAGATCGCCGCCCGCATCGACGCCGCCGTGTTCCCCGGGGCCCAAGGGGGGCCCCATGTGAACAAGTTCGCCGCCATCGCCTGCGCGTTCCAGCTTGCTCGGACTCCCGCGTTCCGCGATCTCATGCACCGGATCGTGGACAATGCCCGCCACCTCGCCCACGCCCTCGCCGCACGCGGGCTACGCCTCGCGTACGGGGGCACGGACACCCACCTCCTCGTGCTCGACCTGCGCGGGGTCGCGACCCCCAATGGAGAGCCGCTCGCGGGGGAGACCGCGGCCCGCATCCTCGACCTCGCCGGCCTTGTGGCCAACAAGAACACGATTCCCGGGGACACCTCCGCCGCCGACGCCCGCGGGATCCGGTACGGGACCCCCTGGGCCACCCAGCGCGGGATGGGGGAGGCGGAGATGGAAGAGATCGCCGAGGTTACGGGGATGGTCCTCACCGCAATCCGTCCGTTCACGTACCACGGGGCGGGCGGGCCTCTCCCGCGGGGGAAGCTCCCCCTTCCCGTGCTCGAGGAGGCGCGGCAGCGGGTGCAGGCCCTCCTGGCCCGGTTCGGCGGGGTCCCCGCCGTGGTCCGGGCCGACTCGCCCCACCGCACGGCTGCGGCGGGCAAGCACGTCGACCTCGGGGACTGCGTGGCCCTCCTCGTGCGGGGCGGGCGGGCCGCCCACCTCCTCCACGAGGCGGGCACGGCGAGCGTGCTGTGCCTTGACCCTGGGCATGCCCGCAGGACCCTGTTCCTTGACGGTGAGGGGAACGTCCTGTCCGAGGCCATCGTGGGCCGTCTCCCCGACGACGACCTCGGCCGGGAGCGGTTCCTCGTCCTCGCCCCTCCGGAGACCGGCGAGGCTCTCAAGCGGTGGCTTTCCGCCCTGTCCGATGGGTACGTGCTGTTCGATCCGGCCGACATCTACCGCAAGGTCCAGGGCCCGGCGGCCGTGGACGACCTCTCCGCCCACGGCCTGCGTCCCGCGTTCCTCCGCGATGGGAAGGAAGGCCTGGCGCTGGACGGGGGCGGCCGCATCCTGGTCGTGAGCGCCGAGGAGGCGGGGCGTCGGCGCCACCCACCGGAGCCGTTCCTCGGCCTGAGCGGGGACGCCAAGGCCATCTACGCCCGCCACCCCGAGCTGTTCGCCCTCGGCAAACCGTACTTCGTGGGCCAGCACCTGTTCGTCGTCCCTGCCACGAAGGAGTCCTACCGGCCGCAGGCCCCGGAGCGGCCCCTCCAGAGGACCCCGCTCGCCGAGGTCCATCGGGCCCTCGGGGCACGGATGGCCGAGTTCGCCGGGTACGAGATGCCCCTGTGGTACACGTCGGCCCTGGACGAGCACCGGGCGGTGCGGGAGCGAGCAGCCCTGTTCGACCTCGGGCACATGGGCGCCTTCGAGGTCGCCGGCCGCTACGCGGAGGGCTTCCTCAACGTGGTGACCACCAACTACGCGGGGTGGCTCCATCCCGGCCAATCCCAGTACGGGTTCCTCCTTGCCCCGGACGGGGAGGTCATCGACGACCTCATGGTCTACCGGACGGGGAAGGACGGGTTCCTCCTCGTGGTGAACGCGGCCAACGAGGGCAAGGATTGGGACTGGCTCAACGCGGTCAACTCTGGGCGGGTCCTCCTCGACCCGGACCGGCCGTGGGTCGAGCCCGACGGCCCGGTGGACCTGCGTGACCTCAAGGCCCCTGGTGCCGCGGGCGGGCGGGTCGACCTGGCCCTCCAAGGCCCGGCGTCCCGGGCCGTCCTGTTGCGCCTCCTTGCGGGGCGGGACAAGCACCGGTTGATCGCGTTGCGCCGCACCGAGTTCCGGGAGGTCACGATCGACGGCGCTTCGGTCCTCTGTGCCCGCACCGGGTACACCGGGGAGCCGATGGGCTACGAGCTCCTCGTCCCCCCATCCCAGGCGGAGGAAATCTGGCACCTCATCCTGGATGCGGGCAAGGGGCTTGGGGTGGTGCCGTGCGGCCTCGCCGCCCGGGACTCCCTGCGCACCGAGGCCGGGCTGCCCCTGTACGGCCATGAGCTTGGGGGCGAGCACCGGGTGTGGCCCCACGAGGCCGGGTTCGCCCCGTACGTGAAGCTGCACAAGGCGTTCTTCGTGGGGCGAGCCGCCTACCTTCGCGCCCTGGGCCGCCCGTCCCGGGAGGTGGTGCGGTTCGCCATTGATCCCGGGCAGCGCCCGGTCCGCGCCGGGGCGCCGGTGGTGGACCGAACCGGCCACGTCGTGGGCACGGTCACGAGCTGCGTGGTCCTGGAGAACGGCCAGGTGGGGATGGCCTTGCTCGACCGCCGCGGTGTGGGCGAGGGCACCCCGCTTGGGTTCGTGATCGGGGACAGGGAACTGCCGCGGGAGATCCGGCCCGGGGCGCGCCTGCCCCTCGTGGTGTGGGGCAAGACGGTGTCGCGGTTTCTCAAGCGGGAGGCGCTGCCGATGGCCGGGGAGGACTGA
- the rpsR gene encoding 30S ribosomal protein S18, with protein MVQRHKPMVHRHKPMLQRHKKVCRVCQQGLKFDYKEPEALRQFMNRRGKILSRRITHLCAKHQNWLATEIDRARKLALLPYEERP; from the coding sequence ATGGTGCAACGACACAAGCCGATGGTCCACCGACACAAGCCGATGTTGCAACGACACAAGAAGGTGTGCCGCGTTTGCCAGCAGGGGCTCAAGTTCGACTACAAAGAGCCGGAGGCGCTCCGGCAGTTCATGAACCGCCGCGGGAAGATCCTGTCCCGGCGGATCACTCACCTGTGTGCCAAGCACCAGAACTGGTTGGCCACGGAGATCGACCGCGCCCGTAAGCTCGCCCTCCTGCCGTACGAGGAACGCCCGTAG
- a CDS encoding single-stranded DNA-binding protein: protein MSDINRVVLTGRLTADPDLRYTQSGRALVRFSIAVNRTWQNPETGAAEEEATFVPVVVWGKQAESCATYLRKGRQVAIDGRLRVRSFETQAGERRRVAEVVAQSVHFLGARPEAPGLEGEVQPTQPTEEEPTPEPEEEVPF, encoded by the coding sequence ATGAGCGACATCAACCGGGTGGTGCTCACCGGGCGGTTGACGGCCGACCCCGACCTCCGTTACACCCAGAGCGGCCGGGCCCTGGTGCGGTTCAGCATCGCCGTGAACCGGACCTGGCAGAACCCGGAAACCGGGGCGGCGGAGGAGGAAGCGACGTTCGTCCCGGTGGTGGTCTGGGGCAAGCAGGCCGAGAGTTGCGCCACCTACTTGCGCAAGGGACGCCAGGTGGCCATCGACGGCCGGCTGCGGGTCCGGTCGTTCGAGACCCAGGCCGGAGAACGCCGTCGGGTGGCCGAGGTGGTCGCCCAATCCGTGCACTTTCTGGGGGCGAGGCCGGAGGCCCCGGGATTGGAAGGGGAAGTCCAGCCGACCCAGCCCACTGAAGAAGAACCCACGCCCGAACCAGAAGAGGAGGTTCCATTCTGA
- the rpsF gene encoding 30S ribosomal protein S6: MAGEVCSYEMVYILRPDLDEGERRNKIGKIQQVIESEGGQVQGTDEWGPRILAYEIDRFREGYYVLVTFSLPAERVRSVEGRFSMDDALLRYQIVRMDGGG; this comes from the coding sequence GTGGCCGGTGAGGTTTGCAGTTACGAGATGGTGTACATCCTCCGTCCCGACCTGGACGAGGGGGAGCGACGCAACAAGATCGGCAAGATCCAGCAGGTGATCGAGTCCGAGGGCGGACAGGTCCAGGGCACGGACGAGTGGGGTCCGCGCATCCTGGCCTACGAGATCGACCGCTTTCGCGAGGGGTACTACGTCCTCGTCACCTTTTCCCTCCCGGCCGAACGGGTCCGTAGCGTGGAGGGTCGGTTCTCCATGGACGACGCCCTCCTCCGCTACCAGATCGTTCGCATGGACGGGGGCGGATGA
- a CDS encoding HU family DNA-binding protein produces the protein MNKGELVDRMAARTGLTKKDARKALDSMIDIITDSIANNEEVLLTGFGKFEVRTRKRSQRINPQTQKRIMVPEKVVPAFKPGKNLKNLVSQRLKVVVDRGELKVKKA, from the coding sequence GTGAACAAGGGCGAACTGGTGGATCGGATGGCAGCGCGGACAGGGCTTACGAAGAAGGATGCCCGGAAGGCATTGGACTCCATGATCGACATCATCACCGACAGCATCGCCAACAACGAAGAGGTGCTGCTCACTGGTTTTGGCAAGTTCGAGGTGCGGACGCGCAAGCGCTCGCAGCGCATCAACCCGCAGACGCAGAAGCGGATCATGGTCCCGGAGAAAGTGGTACCCGCCTTCAAGCCCGGCAAGAACCTGAAGAACCTGGTGAGCCAGCGGCTCAAGGTGGTCGTGGACCGGGGCGAGCTCAAAGTCAAGAAGGCCTGA
- the asnS gene encoding asparagine--tRNA ligase has translation MNAVYIEELARHVGREVLVQGWLYNKRSSGKVRFVIVRDGTGLVQGVVTPDADPDAFALAERLPQEASLRVWGTVRVDPRAPGGHELSVTRIEPVHIPKEPFPIGLKEHGVGFLMDHRHLWIRMRRQVPILRVRDAVLWAIRAFFHERGYVATEAPIVVGTAVEGTTTLFPLDYFGQPAYLSQSGQLYLEATCMALGKVYWIGPVFRAEKSKTRRHLTEFWMAEAEVAFLEHDGNLQLQEDLVRYIVESVVAERRRDLEELDRDPEVLLAEVAAPFARVTYHEAVDIVRARGVAMEPGEDFGAPGEDALSQHFGRPVFVERFPARIKPFYMKRDPENPDLALNADLIAPEGYGEIIGGSQRVDSEEELLRQLCEANLPEEAYRWYMDLRRWGSVPHSGFGLGVERVVAWVAGIPHIREAVPFPRTLDRLCP, from the coding sequence ATGAACGCGGTGTACATTGAGGAACTGGCGCGGCACGTCGGCCGCGAGGTCCTCGTCCAGGGGTGGCTCTACAACAAGCGTTCTTCGGGCAAGGTGCGGTTCGTCATCGTCCGGGACGGGACCGGCCTCGTACAGGGGGTGGTCACCCCGGACGCCGACCCGGACGCGTTCGCCCTCGCAGAGCGGCTCCCCCAGGAGGCCTCGCTCCGGGTGTGGGGTACGGTGCGCGTCGATCCCCGCGCCCCGGGCGGCCACGAGCTCTCCGTGACCCGCATCGAGCCGGTTCACATCCCTAAGGAACCTTTCCCCATCGGGCTCAAGGAACACGGGGTCGGGTTTCTCATGGATCACCGTCATCTGTGGATCCGCATGCGTCGCCAAGTCCCGATCCTCCGGGTGCGGGACGCGGTGCTGTGGGCGATCCGCGCGTTCTTCCACGAGCGGGGCTATGTGGCCACCGAGGCCCCGATCGTGGTGGGCACGGCGGTGGAGGGCACCACCACCCTGTTCCCCCTGGATTACTTCGGCCAGCCGGCCTACCTCTCCCAGTCCGGCCAGCTCTACCTCGAGGCCACGTGCATGGCCCTGGGCAAGGTGTACTGGATCGGCCCCGTGTTCCGCGCCGAGAAGTCCAAAACCCGCCGCCACCTCACCGAGTTCTGGATGGCCGAGGCCGAAGTGGCGTTTCTTGAACACGATGGGAACCTCCAGCTCCAAGAGGACCTGGTGCGGTACATCGTGGAGTCGGTGGTGGCCGAGCGCCGGAGGGACCTGGAGGAGTTGGATCGCGATCCGGAGGTACTCCTCGCCGAGGTGGCCGCCCCGTTCGCCCGGGTCACCTACCATGAGGCGGTGGACATCGTGCGGGCGCGCGGGGTGGCGATGGAGCCGGGGGAGGACTTCGGGGCCCCGGGGGAAGACGCCTTGTCCCAGCACTTCGGGCGCCCTGTGTTCGTGGAGCGGTTCCCGGCCCGGATCAAACCGTTCTACATGAAGCGCGACCCGGAGAACCCAGACCTGGCCTTGAACGCCGACCTCATCGCTCCGGAGGGCTACGGGGAGATCATCGGGGGTTCGCAGCGGGTGGACAGCGAGGAGGAGCTGCTCCGCCAGCTCTGCGAGGCCAACCTCCCGGAAGAGGCCTACCGTTGGTACATGGACCTGCGCCGTTGGGGGTCGGTGCCCCACTCCGGGTTCGGCCTCGGGGTCGAGCGTGTCGTGGCCTGGGTCGCGGGGATCCCGCACATCCGGGAGGCGGTTCCCTTCCCCCGGACCTTGGACCGCCTCTGCCCTTGA
- a CDS encoding acyl carrier protein has translation MSEIADRVREIIAEQLMVDVEEVTDEASFVNDLGADSLDTVELIMEFEDEFGIEIPDEDADGIQTVGEAIAYIESRVQEKENAEGRP, from the coding sequence ATGAGCGAGATCGCGGATCGCGTGCGTGAGATTATCGCTGAACAACTCATGGTGGATGTGGAGGAGGTCACCGACGAGGCCTCCTTCGTGAACGACCTCGGGGCCGATTCCCTGGACACCGTCGAGCTGATCATGGAATTCGAGGACGAGTTCGGCATCGAGATTCCCGACGAAGACGCGGATGGGATCCAGACCGTGGGCGAGGCGATCGCCTACATCGAGAGCCGCGTCCAGGAGAAGGAGAACGCGGAAGGGAGGCCGTGA
- the fabG gene encoding 3-oxoacyl-ACP reductase FabG: protein MRRWSETFDGKVAVVTGGTSGIGLATARLLVAAGAKVAVIGRDPTRGEDAAATLGPGARFFPCDVGVSEEVGGAFAAVADWGGRLDFLVHAAGHVRDKLLLRMRPGDWEEVVRTHLTGGYLCAREALARMARARAGAMVFVTSVVGLTGNVGQANYAAAKAGLVALARTLAQEAAPWGVRVNAVAPGFINTPMTQALPEAARQAYLARIPLGRAGDPAEVAEVIVFLLSPKASYITGHVFYVDGGLVPCE, encoded by the coding sequence TTGCGGAGGTGGTCGGAGACGTTTGACGGGAAGGTGGCGGTGGTCACCGGGGGCACGTCCGGGATCGGCCTGGCTACGGCGAGGCTCCTCGTGGCCGCCGGGGCCAAGGTGGCCGTGATCGGCCGGGACCCGACCCGAGGCGAGGACGCGGCAGCGACGCTCGGCCCCGGGGCCCGGTTCTTCCCGTGCGACGTGGGGGTTTCGGAGGAGGTGGGGGGGGCGTTCGCCGCCGTGGCCGACTGGGGGGGGCGGCTGGACTTCCTCGTCCACGCCGCCGGGCACGTTCGGGACAAGCTCCTCCTGCGCATGAGGCCCGGGGACTGGGAGGAGGTGGTGCGGACCCACCTCACCGGCGGGTACCTGTGCGCCCGGGAGGCCCTGGCCCGGATGGCCCGCGCCCGCGCGGGGGCAATGGTGTTCGTGACCTCGGTGGTGGGCCTGACCGGGAACGTGGGCCAGGCCAACTACGCCGCGGCCAAGGCCGGCCTGGTGGCCCTAGCCCGGACCCTGGCCCAGGAGGCGGCCCCGTGGGGGGTCCGGGTCAACGCGGTCGCCCCCGGGTTCATCAACACCCCGATGACCCAGGCGCTGCCGGAGGCGGCCCGCCAGGCCTACCTCGCCCGGATCCCGCTCGGCCGGGCCGGGGATCCGGCGGAGGTGGCCGAGGTCATCGTGTTCTTGCTTTCCCCCAAGGCCTCTTATATAACTGGGCACGTGTTTTACGTGGACGGTGGCCTCGTGCCATGCGAATAA